A genome region from Candidatus Methylomirabilota bacterium includes the following:
- a CDS encoding ABC transporter substrate-binding protein, with protein sequence MALALLGGLAAPHAYAEEPTGSTARETGVYRRPLGNDPATLDPVRVSDLYGRAVTEQIFDGLVQFDQTLTITPALARFWRASRDGLVWTFTLRQGVKFHHGRELTSDDVVFSLSRILDPKFQSGAADLFSSIEGAQEFRAGRAPTVSGLQAPDRYTVRVTLREASTPFVSVLALGHAKIVPRDVVEKQGDAFGQHPVGTGPFTFVRWERRKEIVLSANRDYFEGPPRLARVVYRIFPGELSDVMCRDFDRGELDESPVPPVCRSKVNDARYQYVRRVTFSVRFYGLQTHMKPMSDVRVRRAIAHAIDRNTLLEDVFTGRFQPASGILPLGLPGYNPNLKPLGYAPARARELLREAGYPEGRGLPTIVFWSGARSERLERELDTVSRQLGAVGIRTETRYETDWPTFSRQVNEGKLPMFIYAWYADVPDPDNFLFRLFYSRSPRNLTGYSNSVVDTLLVQARGEKELARRMDLYRRAEQTILDDAPIIPIWHYPFERLFQGYVRSVEVNGLGDPYIPLRKIWLENRR encoded by the coding sequence ATGGCGCTCGCGCTGCTGGGAGGGCTCGCGGCGCCGCACGCGTACGCCGAGGAGCCGACGGGAAGCACGGCTCGCGAGACCGGCGTCTACCGGAGACCGCTCGGGAACGATCCCGCCACGCTGGATCCGGTCCGGGTCAGCGATCTCTATGGACGCGCCGTCACCGAGCAGATCTTCGACGGCCTGGTCCAGTTCGACCAGACGCTGACGATCACCCCGGCCCTCGCCCGCTTCTGGCGGGCGTCGCGAGACGGGCTCGTGTGGACGTTCACACTGCGCCAGGGGGTGAAGTTCCACCACGGCCGCGAGTTGACGTCCGACGACGTCGTGTTCTCGCTCAGCCGGATCCTGGACCCGAAGTTTCAGAGCGGCGCCGCGGATCTCTTCTCGAGCATCGAGGGTGCCCAGGAATTCCGCGCCGGCCGCGCGCCCACGGTGAGCGGGCTTCAGGCACCTGACCGCTATACGGTGCGGGTGACGCTACGCGAGGCCTCCACGCCCTTCGTGTCCGTGCTGGCGCTCGGGCATGCCAAGATCGTGCCCCGCGACGTGGTCGAGAAGCAGGGCGATGCCTTCGGCCAGCATCCGGTAGGGACGGGCCCGTTCACGTTCGTCCGATGGGAGCGCCGGAAGGAGATCGTGCTGTCGGCGAATCGCGACTACTTCGAGGGTCCGCCGCGGCTCGCCCGGGTCGTGTATCGCATCTTCCCCGGGGAGCTCAGCGACGTGATGTGCCGTGACTTCGACCGCGGCGAGCTGGACGAGAGCCCGGTGCCACCGGTCTGCCGGAGCAAGGTCAACGACGCGCGGTACCAGTACGTCCGGCGCGTCACCTTCAGCGTTCGCTTCTACGGGCTCCAGACCCACATGAAGCCGATGAGCGACGTCCGGGTGCGCCGCGCCATCGCCCACGCCATCGATCGGAACACCCTGCTCGAGGACGTCTTCACCGGTCGTTTTCAGCCCGCGTCCGGGATCTTGCCGCTGGGGCTGCCGGGTTACAACCCGAACTTGAAGCCGCTCGGCTATGCCCCCGCGCGGGCGCGTGAGCTTCTCCGCGAGGCGGGCTATCCGGAGGGGCGGGGACTTCCGACCATCGTGTTCTGGTCGGGGGCCCGGAGCGAGCGGCTGGAGCGCGAGCTGGACACGGTGTCGCGGCAGCTTGGCGCCGTCGGCATCCGGACCGAGACGCGCTACGAGACCGACTGGCCGACGTTCTCCCGGCAGGTGAACGAGGGCAAGCTGCCCATGTTCATCTACGCGTGGTACGCCGACGTGCCCGATCCCGATAATTTCCTCTTCCGGCTCTTCTACTCGCGGAGCCCGCGCAACCTCACCGGCTACTCCAACTCCGTGGTGGACACCTTGCTCGTGCAGGCGCGCGGCGAGAAGGAGCTGGCCCGCCGGATGGATCTGTATCGGCGCGCCGAGCAGACGATCCTCGACGACGCGCCGATCATCCCCATCTGGCACTACCCGTTCGAGCGGCTCTTCCAGGGCTACGTGCGCAGTGTCGAGGTGAACGGACTCGGCGACCCGTACATCCCGCTACGGAAGATCTGGCTGGAGAATCGCCGGTGA
- a CDS encoding ATP-binding protein — protein sequence MSSRALLDRVGRRFNSLHARLLAGTILIFLVVMAGVIAVVEYRQRVAIIGEVLRRGEVIVRDLAAISSTPLLLYNFTALEQNVDRVRANTDVVYAVVLDADGKVAAHSRRPELVGSVLAAPIDRAAAATEDLLVQESQTRGDAVYDFAVPVLIGAQRWGTVRVGLSKKRMEAQIRRTRIELAGLTAVTLLVGGLAAALVARAISRPVRELAAGAEAIARGDLDQRIEARGVGEIGQLAVVFNHMTAQLLQQRRDLEATHESLRERFEEVANLKSYTDSILASITSGIVTLDLDGRVATVNPAAELLTGLFAGEIIGRYCTEVFAHTPEVSEILMEALASRAGLGHVSLSLRRRNGTTVPVEMSTAPLRGLEGKDLGVVGVFRDVSQVRELESQLRRSDRLAALGTLAAGLAHEIKNPLASLRTFTRIIPRKFEDARFRETFMRVVPHELERINGIVEQLLELARPIRLRPAPLTVSGVLDRVLELYANELDAKGIVVTREYAREVPSITADPERLYEAFVNLVSNAIAAMAPGGRLTLRTGWHRPGDPMGRGAAGRRVRVEIEDTGSGISASEAEKVFDPFFTTKAEGTGLGLALTHKIIEDHGGSIGFRSAPGVGTVFTVLLPLASERAAGERDV from the coding sequence GTGAGCTCGCGCGCCCTGCTGGACCGCGTGGGGCGGCGCTTCAACTCGCTCCACGCCCGCCTCCTCGCCGGCACCATCCTCATCTTCCTGGTGGTGATGGCGGGGGTGATCGCGGTGGTCGAGTACCGGCAGCGCGTGGCCATCATCGGCGAGGTACTCCGGCGCGGCGAGGTCATCGTGCGCGATCTCGCCGCGATCTCGTCGACCCCGCTGCTTCTCTACAACTTCACCGCGCTCGAGCAGAACGTGGACCGCGTGCGGGCGAACACCGACGTGGTGTATGCGGTGGTGCTGGACGCCGACGGCAAGGTGGCCGCGCACAGCCGCCGCCCCGAGCTGGTGGGCAGCGTACTCGCCGCGCCGATCGATCGGGCCGCCGCCGCGACGGAGGACCTGCTCGTACAGGAGAGCCAGACGCGGGGCGACGCGGTGTACGACTTCGCGGTGCCGGTGCTGATCGGCGCCCAGCGCTGGGGCACCGTGCGCGTCGGGCTGTCCAAGAAGCGGATGGAGGCCCAGATCCGCCGGACGCGGATCGAGCTGGCGGGGCTGACCGCGGTGACGCTGCTCGTGGGCGGCCTCGCCGCCGCCCTCGTCGCGCGCGCCATCTCCCGGCCGGTGCGCGAGCTGGCCGCGGGCGCGGAGGCCATCGCACGCGGTGACCTCGACCAACGCATCGAGGCGAGGGGAGTCGGCGAGATCGGCCAGCTCGCGGTGGTCTTCAATCACATGACCGCGCAGCTCCTGCAGCAGCGGCGCGACCTCGAGGCCACCCACGAGTCGCTCCGGGAGCGCTTCGAGGAGGTCGCGAACCTCAAGAGCTACACCGACAGCATCCTCGCCTCGATCACGAGCGGCATCGTGACCCTGGACCTCGACGGCCGGGTCGCCACCGTGAACCCCGCCGCCGAGCTTCTCACCGGCCTCTTCGCCGGTGAGATCATCGGCCGGTACTGCACCGAGGTGTTCGCCCACACCCCCGAGGTCTCGGAGATCCTCATGGAGGCGCTCGCGAGCCGGGCGGGACTGGGGCACGTGTCCCTGAGCCTGCGGCGCCGGAACGGCACCACCGTGCCGGTCGAGATGAGCACCGCGCCGCTGCGCGGGCTCGAAGGAAAGGACCTCGGCGTCGTTGGAGTCTTCCGCGACGTGAGCCAGGTTCGCGAGCTCGAGAGCCAGCTGCGCCGCTCCGACCGGCTCGCCGCCCTCGGCACCCTCGCCGCCGGGCTCGCCCACGAGATCAAGAACCCTCTCGCGTCCCTGCGCACCTTCACGCGAATCATCCCGCGCAAGTTCGAGGACGCCCGCTTCCGCGAGACGTTCATGCGGGTAGTGCCTCACGAGCTCGAGCGGATCAACGGCATCGTGGAGCAGCTCCTCGAGCTGGCGCGCCCGATCCGGCTGCGCCCGGCGCCGCTGACGGTGTCCGGCGTGCTCGACCGCGTCCTCGAGCTCTACGCCAACGAGCTCGACGCCAAGGGGATCGTGGTGACGCGGGAGTATGCGCGCGAAGTGCCCTCCATCACCGCCGATCCCGAGCGGCTCTACGAAGCGTTCGTCAATCTGGTCAGCAATGCCATCGCCGCCATGGCGCCGGGGGGCCGGCTCACCCTGCGCACCGGCTGGCACCGCCCCGGAGATCCGATGGGGCGCGGCGCGGCGGGACGCCGCGTGCGCGTCGAGATCGAGGACACGGGGAGCGGCATCTCAGCCTCGGAGGCCGAGAAAGTGTTCGATCCATTCTTCACCACGAAGGCGGAGGGCACCGGGCTGGGCCTTGCCCTCACGCACAAGATCATCGAGGATCACGGCGGGAGCATCGGCTTCCGGAGCGCGCCGGGCGTCGGCACGGTGTTCACCGTGCTCCTGCCCCTGGCCTCCGAGCGCGCGGCGGGAGAGCGCGATGTCTAG
- a CDS encoding exodeoxyribonuclease III — translation MILVSWNVNGLRAAWKKGFVDFLESQKADVVCVQETKVQAEQLTEEMRTVGGYRSYWSFAEKKGYSGVVTYLHEEPVHVATTFASPSLDVEGRVVHLELRDFHLLNVYFPNGGMGPERLAHKLTFYDEFLVLAEGLRKGGKGVIVCGDVNTAHTEIDLARPKENEKTSGFMPEERAWVAKFIEAGYCDTFRLFTQDSGHYTWWDMKTGARARNVGWRIDYFFVSEELRGRVKAAGILPAVQGSDHCPITLVLD, via the coding sequence ATGATCCTCGTGTCGTGGAACGTCAACGGGCTGCGCGCCGCCTGGAAGAAGGGCTTCGTCGACTTCCTCGAGTCCCAGAAGGCGGACGTGGTCTGCGTGCAGGAGACCAAGGTGCAGGCGGAGCAGCTCACCGAGGAGATGCGCACGGTCGGCGGCTACCGCTCGTACTGGAGCTTCGCCGAGAAGAAGGGCTACAGCGGCGTGGTGACCTATCTCCACGAGGAGCCCGTGCACGTCGCGACGACGTTCGCCTCGCCCTCGCTCGACGTCGAGGGGCGCGTCGTTCATCTCGAGCTGCGAGACTTCCATCTCCTGAATGTGTACTTCCCCAACGGCGGGATGGGGCCGGAGCGGCTCGCCCACAAGCTCACCTTCTACGACGAGTTCCTCGTGCTGGCTGAGGGGCTGCGGAAGGGGGGCAAGGGCGTGATCGTCTGCGGCGACGTGAACACCGCCCACACCGAGATCGATCTCGCCCGTCCCAAGGAGAACGAGAAGACCTCCGGCTTCATGCCGGAGGAGCGGGCCTGGGTGGCCAAGTTCATCGAGGCCGGCTACTGCGATACCTTCCGGCTCTTCACCCAGGACTCGGGGCACTATACCTGGTGGGACATGAAGACGGGGGCGCGTGCCCGGAACGTGGGCTGGCGCATCGACTACTTCTTCGTATCCGAGGAGCTGCGCGGGCGGGTCAAGGCCGCCGGCATTTTGCCGGCGGTCCAGGGCTCGGACCATTGCCCCATCACGCTCGTCCTGGACTGA
- a CDS encoding sigma-54 dependent transcriptional regulator, which yields MDAADTARPIRPTILVVDDDHGLRESFRLILEDEFEVLDVPDGQHALDIVRSCQVDLVLLDIRLPGMDGLEVLERIKGMDEQLDVILVTAVKTVRTAVSAMKLGALDYLTKPFDEDEVLALIRRALEKRALEREVAFLRSELARREDTYEMVGQSPEMRKLAALVGQVARTTATVLITGESGTGKELLARAIHRQGPRRDRPFVAVNPAAIADTLMESELFGHERGAFTGAYQRKLGRFELAQGGTLFLDEIGSLKPEMQAKLLRVLQEREMERVGGTHTVKLDVRIIAATNADLRQAVAAQSFREDLFYRLNVVRVTMPPLRARRDDIGVLADHFIRRYRQQFGKPVSGLAPEALAALSDYSWPGNVRELQNVIERCVALADGPLIRLSDLPLEFMIPDARASANAAGALDLEEAHDHFEQQIVCRVLDRVDWNQSEAARLLGMHRNTLKVKMARWGLKRSEPDR from the coding sequence GTGGACGCCGCCGATACCGCTCGCCCGATCCGCCCCACCATCCTGGTCGTGGACGACGACCACGGTCTGCGTGAGTCCTTCCGCCTGATTCTCGAGGACGAGTTCGAGGTCCTCGACGTCCCGGACGGTCAGCACGCCCTCGACATCGTACGCTCGTGTCAGGTGGATCTGGTCCTGCTCGACATCCGTCTCCCCGGCATGGATGGACTCGAGGTGCTCGAGCGCATCAAGGGAATGGACGAGCAGCTCGACGTGATTCTGGTCACCGCAGTGAAGACCGTGCGCACCGCGGTGTCTGCGATGAAGCTGGGCGCCCTCGACTACCTCACCAAGCCGTTCGACGAGGATGAGGTCCTCGCCCTCATCCGCCGCGCGCTCGAGAAGCGCGCGCTCGAGCGCGAGGTGGCGTTTCTCCGTTCGGAGCTCGCCCGTCGCGAGGACACCTACGAGATGGTGGGGCAGTCCCCGGAGATGCGGAAGCTCGCCGCGCTCGTCGGCCAGGTGGCCCGCACGACCGCCACCGTCCTCATCACGGGCGAGAGCGGGACCGGGAAGGAGCTGCTCGCCCGCGCGATCCACCGCCAAGGGCCGCGCCGGGATCGGCCCTTCGTCGCGGTCAATCCCGCCGCGATCGCCGACACGCTCATGGAGTCGGAGCTGTTCGGGCACGAGCGGGGCGCGTTCACCGGCGCCTATCAGCGCAAGCTCGGCCGCTTCGAGCTGGCCCAGGGCGGCACGCTGTTCCTCGATGAGATCGGCTCGCTCAAGCCCGAGATGCAAGCCAAGCTCCTCCGGGTGCTCCAGGAGCGCGAGATGGAGCGGGTCGGCGGTACCCACACCGTGAAGCTCGACGTGCGCATCATCGCCGCCACCAACGCCGATCTCCGGCAGGCGGTGGCGGCGCAGTCGTTCCGTGAGGATCTCTTCTATCGCCTCAACGTGGTGCGGGTGACCATGCCGCCCCTGCGGGCCCGCCGGGACGACATCGGCGTCCTTGCGGATCACTTCATCCGCCGCTACCGGCAGCAGTTCGGCAAGCCGGTGAGCGGCCTCGCGCCGGAGGCGCTCGCCGCCCTCTCGGACTACTCGTGGCCCGGCAACGTGCGCGAGCTGCAGAACGTCATCGAGCGCTGCGTGGCCCTCGCCGACGGCCCGCTCATCCGCCTGTCCGACCTGCCGCTCGAGTTCATGATTCCCGACGCCCGCGCGAGCGCCAACGCCGCGGGCGCACTCGATCTCGAGGAAGCCCACGATCACTTCGAGCAGCAGATCGTGTGCCGCGTGCTGGACCGGGTCGACTGGAATCAGAGCGAAGCCGCCCGGCTGCTCGGCATGCATCGCAATACGCTCAAGGTGAAGATGGCCCGATGGGGTCTCAAGCGGAGCGAGCCCGACCGCTGA
- the lhgO gene encoding L-2-hydroxyglutarate oxidase, with amino-acid sequence MPKTADVTIVGAGIVGLATAVNLTERHPRTRVVVLDKEPKIATHQTGHNSGVIHSGIYYKPGSFKARLCVEGARLMTQFCDAHGIGYERCGKVIVATNDEEIPRLDALHERGTANGVPGLKLVSGDEIREWEPHVRAVRGMLSPATGIVDYTEVANRMAALIGQRGAEVVTGAGVRAIRRDGGTLTLETDAGPVATRYLINCAGLHSDRVAALMGIRPEVQIIPFRGEYYMLRPERRSLVRGLIYPVPDPRFPFLGVHFTRTVHGEVEAGPNAVLALAREGYTMGTVRIGEALRTFRYRGFWNMGRRYWKMGAYEVYRSVNKAAFVASLQRLVPAIQAADIAPGGAGVRAQAVSPDGSLVDDFKISQTEGAIHVLNAPSPAATASLAIGRHIAGLAADSFRL; translated from the coding sequence ATGCCCAAGACCGCGGACGTGACCATCGTCGGGGCCGGCATCGTCGGCCTCGCCACCGCCGTGAACCTCACCGAGCGGCATCCGCGGACGCGCGTGGTCGTGCTCGACAAGGAGCCGAAGATCGCCACGCATCAGACCGGCCACAACTCGGGCGTGATCCACTCGGGGATCTACTACAAGCCCGGCTCCTTCAAGGCGCGGCTCTGCGTGGAGGGCGCGCGGCTCATGACCCAGTTCTGCGACGCCCACGGGATCGGCTACGAGCGCTGCGGCAAGGTGATCGTGGCCACGAACGACGAGGAGATCCCGCGCCTCGACGCGCTCCACGAGCGCGGCACCGCCAACGGGGTGCCCGGGCTCAAGCTGGTCTCCGGCGACGAGATCCGCGAGTGGGAGCCGCACGTCCGCGCGGTGCGGGGCATGCTGTCTCCCGCGACCGGGATCGTGGACTACACCGAGGTCGCGAATCGCATGGCCGCGCTCATCGGCCAGCGCGGCGCCGAGGTGGTGACGGGGGCCGGCGTCCGGGCCATCCGCCGGGACGGCGGCACGCTCACCCTCGAGACCGACGCCGGCCCGGTGGCCACGCGCTACCTCATCAACTGTGCCGGGCTCCACTCGGACCGCGTGGCCGCGCTCATGGGCATCCGTCCCGAGGTGCAGATCATCCCATTCCGCGGCGAGTACTACATGCTCCGGCCGGAGCGCCGCTCGCTCGTGCGCGGGCTCATCTACCCCGTCCCCGACCCGCGGTTTCCGTTCCTCGGCGTCCACTTCACCCGCACCGTTCACGGTGAGGTGGAGGCCGGCCCGAACGCGGTGCTCGCGCTCGCCCGCGAGGGCTACACGATGGGCACGGTCCGGATCGGAGAAGCGCTCCGCACGTTCAGGTATCGCGGCTTCTGGAACATGGGCCGGCGCTACTGGAAGATGGGCGCCTACGAGGTCTACCGCTCGGTGAACAAGGCCGCCTTCGTGGCCTCGCTCCAGCGTCTCGTGCCCGCGATCCAGGCGGCCGACATCGCGCCCGGCGGAGCGGGGGTGCGCGCCCAGGCCGTGAGCCCCGATGGCTCGCTGGTGGACGACTTCAAGATCAGCCAGACGGAGGGCGCCATCCACGTGCTGAACGCGCCCTCGCCCGCGGCGACTGCCTCGCTGGCCATCGGCCGGCACATCGCGGGCCTCGCCGCGGACTCGTTCCGGCTCTAG
- a CDS encoding ATP-binding protein, giving the protein MSRPIIEDPRVERHIVRSEVISKVAGGVVHNFNNILSVLLGRVELLLGQVDRGALDEGQLRKGLLSIQKGALDAAELLKRLRDIARPPQDVACSVFDLNAAVADAVEFIQPHLVTVAQGHGISVLVTPRLSTVAVPVSGQSSALREVLVNLILNAIEAMPRGGDVTIETVREGSRAALRVTDTGVGMSEEVLTRVFTPFFTTKPAGNTGLGLSSAKDLVTSHGGTISVVSELGRGTTFTIVLPCAESRQARMAAVAAPRLRAGLRVLVVDDQRELRDILREFLSELGCQPTLVGSGKAGLETLEHESFDVVLTDLLLPGASGWEIARAAKRRSPGCRVVLMSGKAIPDGLRVEALVDASLMKPVDLGRLRAVIAGVLDESSPSLS; this is encoded by the coding sequence ATGTCTAGACCCATCATCGAGGATCCGCGCGTCGAGCGGCACATCGTCCGATCGGAGGTCATCAGCAAGGTTGCGGGCGGGGTGGTGCACAACTTCAACAACATCCTGTCCGTGCTGCTCGGGCGCGTGGAGCTCCTCCTGGGGCAGGTGGACAGGGGCGCCCTCGACGAGGGCCAGCTCCGCAAGGGGCTCCTCTCCATCCAGAAGGGCGCCCTCGACGCGGCCGAGCTGCTGAAGCGCCTGCGCGACATCGCGCGGCCCCCTCAGGACGTCGCGTGCTCGGTGTTCGACCTCAACGCGGCCGTGGCCGACGCGGTGGAGTTCATCCAGCCCCACCTCGTCACGGTCGCGCAGGGGCACGGGATCTCGGTGCTGGTGACCCCGCGCCTCTCCACCGTCGCGGTGCCCGTCTCCGGCCAGTCGAGCGCGCTCCGCGAGGTGCTGGTCAATCTGATCCTCAACGCCATCGAGGCGATGCCCCGGGGGGGCGATGTCACGATCGAGACGGTGCGCGAGGGGAGCCGCGCCGCCCTCCGCGTCACCGACACCGGCGTCGGCATGTCGGAGGAGGTGCTCACGCGGGTCTTCACGCCGTTCTTCACCACCAAGCCGGCGGGGAATACCGGGCTCGGGCTCTCGTCGGCGAAGGACCTGGTAACGAGCCACGGCGGCACCATCTCGGTGGTGAGCGAGCTCGGGCGCGGCACCACCTTCACGATCGTCCTGCCCTGCGCGGAGAGCCGTCAGGCCCGGATGGCCGCGGTGGCGGCGCCCCGTCTGCGCGCGGGCCTACGTGTCCTCGTGGTGGACGACCAGCGCGAGCTGCGCGACATCCTGCGTGAGTTCCTCAGTGAGCTCGGCTGCCAGCCGACCCTCGTGGGGAGTGGCAAGGCGGGCCTCGAGACCCTGGAGCACGAGAGCTTCGACGTCGTGCTCACGGACCTGCTCTTGCCCGGGGCGAGCGGATGGGAGATCGCCCGCGCGGCCAAGCGGAGGTCCCCGGGCTGCCGCGTGGTGCTCATGTCGGGCAAAGCCATCCCCGACGGGCTGCGCGTGGAGGCGCTGGTGGACGCCTCGCTGATGAAGCCGGTCGACCTCGGCCGCCTCCGAGCCGTCATTGCCGGGGTGCTCGACGAGTCGTCTCCGTCCCTCAGTTGA
- a CDS encoding ABC transporter substrate-binding protein, giving the protein MQKALALILLAMAPMATPSPTEVVQSGIERVAQVAQDYDAGHPDAAEKRRSEIRRVAGRLFDFQEMARRTLARHWSERTPAEREEFVSLFRDLLERSYIAKLENYSGEQIVYLGETVDGEYATVRSKIVGRGNEMALAYRLHLVNSRWAVYDVLVEGVSFVGNYRSQFNRIISKGSYEDLIRKLKTGGLEGATLDRSLERAAALR; this is encoded by the coding sequence ATGCAGAAGGCCCTGGCGTTGATCCTCCTGGCGATGGCGCCGATGGCCACGCCGAGTCCCACAGAGGTGGTGCAGTCCGGTATCGAGCGGGTGGCGCAGGTGGCGCAGGACTACGACGCCGGTCATCCCGATGCGGCCGAGAAGCGGCGCAGCGAGATCCGGCGGGTGGCCGGCCGTCTCTTCGACTTCCAGGAGATGGCCCGCCGGACCCTGGCCCGTCACTGGTCGGAGCGCACGCCGGCGGAGCGCGAGGAGTTCGTCTCCCTCTTCCGGGACCTCCTCGAGCGCTCCTACATTGCCAAGCTCGAGAACTACTCGGGCGAGCAGATCGTCTATCTCGGCGAGACGGTGGACGGCGAGTACGCCACCGTGCGCTCCAAGATCGTGGGGCGGGGCAATGAGATGGCGCTCGCCTATCGCCTCCATCTCGTCAACTCGCGGTGGGCGGTCTACGACGTGCTCGTGGAGGGCGTGAGCTTCGTGGGCAACTACCGGAGTCAGTTCAACCGCATTATCTCGAAGGGGTCGTACGAGGATCTCATCCGGAAGCTGAAGACGGGCGGCCTCGAAGGGGCCACCCTGGACCGCTCCCTCGAGCGGGCCGCCGCCCTCCGCTAG
- a CDS encoding trypsin-like peptidase domain-containing protein → MVRLITLVVTSLLGLIHGISAPLAAERPTTIQEVFLRAKPAVVLVIAEVNAEVTLDCGSGVQTVTPPIFRETGTGWFVDGRGWIITNGHVIQPAYSPPRWLINQQAQRAVSTACLPKALAQKGVNPGERPEMEDAIKRKVLDAVLPTTKVKLTPQVTVLVSNGAKLKAEVVKYSPPVSAEPGAMSGRDLALLKVPGEVFPVLPLVDSRNVQIGDPLHILGFPGVVLSHELLNKSASMEASVTNGAVSGLKEDVSNQPVIQTDAPAAWGNSGGPAVTQRGQVVGVLTFVSLAPGAEGSIVQGFNFVIPADAVREFVKGTPVQLSGTSKFNEAWYAALRGFFTEDYSGAVRDMERADQLVPNLPDLKRQLAEAREFVKNPPPRPFPWFWVAIGVTLLSGAGWGVQFLRRWQKNRYRVSPSEVIKLLEGGKQPQILDVRTSAAYDTLPLKIPGSTRLAPEELASGVSGLELDLQRPVVAYCTSPDEQTSSKVAKALRKLGFKTVLVLKGGLGAWTNAGLPIESRSDVSAVGLELYKALAGGNA, encoded by the coding sequence ATGGTACGCCTGATTACCCTGGTGGTGACAAGCCTCCTCGGCCTCATCCACGGGATCTCCGCGCCTCTCGCTGCCGAGCGGCCCACCACCATCCAGGAGGTCTTCCTCCGCGCCAAGCCGGCGGTCGTCCTCGTGATCGCCGAGGTGAACGCCGAGGTTACGCTCGACTGCGGGAGCGGTGTCCAGACGGTGACGCCGCCGATATTCCGCGAGACGGGCACGGGTTGGTTCGTCGACGGGCGCGGCTGGATCATCACCAACGGGCACGTCATCCAGCCTGCCTACTCGCCCCCGCGCTGGCTGATCAACCAGCAGGCGCAGCGGGCGGTGTCCACCGCCTGTCTGCCCAAGGCCCTGGCGCAGAAGGGCGTGAATCCGGGCGAGCGGCCGGAGATGGAGGACGCGATCAAGCGGAAGGTCCTCGACGCGGTGCTGCCCACGACCAAGGTGAAGCTCACGCCCCAGGTCACCGTGCTGGTGTCCAACGGCGCGAAGCTCAAGGCCGAGGTCGTGAAGTACAGCCCCCCGGTGAGCGCCGAGCCCGGCGCCATGTCCGGCCGCGACCTCGCGCTCCTCAAGGTCCCCGGCGAGGTATTTCCGGTGCTCCCGCTGGTCGACAGCCGGAACGTGCAGATCGGCGACCCGCTGCACATCCTGGGCTTCCCGGGGGTGGTGCTCTCCCACGAGCTCCTGAACAAGTCCGCCTCCATGGAAGCCTCGGTCACCAACGGGGCGGTGTCCGGGCTCAAGGAGGACGTCTCGAATCAGCCGGTGATCCAGACGGACGCCCCGGCGGCCTGGGGCAACTCTGGCGGGCCCGCGGTGACTCAGCGGGGTCAGGTGGTGGGCGTCCTCACGTTCGTCTCGCTCGCGCCCGGCGCCGAGGGCTCCATCGTCCAGGGCTTCAACTTCGTCATCCCGGCCGACGCGGTGCGCGAGTTCGTCAAGGGCACCCCGGTCCAGCTCTCGGGCACCAGCAAGTTCAACGAGGCCTGGTACGCGGCCCTCCGCGGCTTCTTCACCGAGGACTACTCGGGCGCCGTCCGCGACATGGAGCGCGCGGACCAGCTCGTGCCGAACCTGCCCGACCTCAAGCGTCAGCTCGCGGAGGCGCGCGAGTTCGTGAAGAACCCGCCGCCCCGGCCCTTCCCATGGTTCTGGGTGGCGATCGGCGTGACGCTCCTGAGCGGGGCGGGGTGGGGTGTCCAGTTCCTGCGGCGCTGGCAGAAGAACCGCTACCGCGTGTCGCCGTCGGAGGTCATCAAGCTCCTGGAGGGGGGCAAGCAGCCCCAGATCCTCGACGTGCGCACGTCTGCGGCCTACGACACGCTGCCGCTCAAGATCCCCGGCTCCACTCGCCTCGCGCCCGAGGAGCTCGCCAGCGGGGTGAGCGGGCTCGAGCTCGATCTCCAGCGGCCCGTGGTTGCGTACTGCACCTCGCCCGACGAGCAGACCAGCTCCAAGGTCGCCAAGGCCCTGCGCAAGCTCGGCTTCAAGACCGTGCTGGTCCTCAAGGGAGGGCTCGGCGCGTGGACCAACGCGGGCCTTCCCATCGAGAGCCGCTCGGACGTGTCCGCGGTGGGGCTGGAGCTCTACAAGGCGCTGGCCGGCGGCAACGCGTAG
- a CDS encoding cyclic nucleotide-binding domain-containing protein, with protein MSRQIGDVPTKSFKPGEFIFREGDDAKGEAFMVHEGKVEIRRQFGGQDRVLRVLGKGELLGDLALFRNAPRSADAVAVDAVTLLLIPSNRLEHLVRSNPALALALIKQFAARMLEAEDRARAAEDREKKPPKP; from the coding sequence ATGAGCCGTCAGATCGGCGACGTCCCGACCAAATCCTTCAAGCCCGGCGAGTTCATCTTCCGCGAGGGGGACGACGCCAAGGGCGAGGCCTTCATGGTCCACGAGGGCAAGGTCGAGATCCGGCGGCAGTTCGGGGGGCAGGATCGCGTGCTGCGCGTGCTCGGCAAGGGCGAATTGCTGGGCGACCTGGCGCTGTTCCGCAACGCGCCCCGCTCGGCGGATGCGGTCGCCGTCGACGCGGTCACCCTTCTGCTGATCCCGTCCAATCGACTCGAGCACCTGGTGCGCTCGAATCCCGCCCTCGCCCTCGCGCTGATCAAGCAGTTCGCCGCCCGCATGCTCGAGGCGGAAGATCGCGCGCGCGCCGCGGAGGACCGCGAGAAGAAACCCCCGAAGCCTTGA